A single genomic interval of Lepidochelys kempii isolate rLepKem1 chromosome 13, rLepKem1.hap2, whole genome shotgun sequence harbors:
- the LOC140897366 gene encoding olfactory receptor 6C75-like: MEKAEVRNQTPIVEFILLGFGNVPELQTLLFLVFLVIYIVTVSGNILFVALVVADQQLHIPMYFLLGNLSCLEICSTSTILPRLLASLLTGDRTISVKGCIVQLYFLGILTSTENLLLTAMSYDRYLAICNPLRYAALMNGRVCWQLVAGSWISSLLLCTIVNIFFFQLTFCDSKEIDHFFCDFSPMIKLSCVDTQTLELLTFIIAVIGTFVPFLLTLTSYICIITTILRIPSGIRRQKAFSTCSSHLIVLAILYVTVLTVYVIPTANTPKVLQKIFSVFYTVLTPMINPVIYSLRNKEVKESLRKAILKLVS, from the coding sequence ATGGAGAAAGCAGAAGTAAGAAATCAAACACCCATTGTGGAATTCATCCTCTTAGGTTTTGGGAATGTCCCTGAACTGCAGACCCTTCTCTTCCTCGTGTTTCTAGTGATCTACATTGTGACCGTCTCCGGAAACATCCTCTTCGTTGCACTAGTTGTGGCTGATCAGCAACTTCACATCCCCATGTACTTTTTACTGGGGAACTTGTCCTGCCTGGAGATCTGCTCcacctccaccatcctgcccaggctgctggccagtctcctgactggGGACAGAACCATTTCTGTTAAGGGCTGCATTGTGCAATTATATTTCCTTGGTATCCTGACAAGTACAGAAAATCTGCTGCTCACGGCAATGTCTTATGATCGGTATTTAGCGATATGCAATCCACTCCGTTATGCTGCTCTGATGAATGGCAGGGTTTGTTGGCAGCTTGTGGCAGGGTCCTGGATAAGTAGCTTACTGCTCTGCACCAtagtaaatattttcttcttccaaTTAACGTTCTGTGATTCCAAAGAAATTGACCATTTCTTTTGCGATTTTTCACCTATGATAAAGCTGTCCTGTGTTGACACCCAGACTCTGGAACTGTTGACATTTATTATCGCTGTCATAGGGACATTTGTGCCCTTTCTTCTGACTCTGACATCCTACATTTGTATCATCACCaccatcctgagaatcccttcTGGCATCAGGAGACAAAAGGCATTTTCCACCTGTTCCTCTCACCTCATTGTGCTTGCAATTTTGTATGTGACCGTATTAACTGTCTATGTAATTCCAACAGCCAACACTCCCAAGGTCCTACAAAAAATATTCTCTGTCTTCTACACAGTCCTGACTCCTATGATCAACCCTGTCATCTATAGCCTGAGAAACAAGGAGGTCAAAGAGTCCCTAAGAAAAGCTATTCTTAAACTAGTATCTTAG